The following proteins are encoded in a genomic region of Rudaeicoccus suwonensis:
- a CDS encoding ArsR/SmtB family transcription factor translates to MSSLDRSMPRLTTGPDLSVVGRALADTSRSQMLTGLLTGTAWTVGELASYAGVARSTASEHVGHLSAAGLVRLVRQGRHTYVSLAGPEVAAALESLSLIAPDRPPVASLRGQRHARELAAGRTCYRHLAGAIGVRFADHLLDGAFIDEASQLTHEGCQWFIARGIDITADVGNELIRPCMDWTERRPHLAGTLMDRVTAHALAHDWIVRTSHPRSVRLTDEGERQMFSR, encoded by the coding sequence ATGTCCTCCCTCGATCGATCGATGCCGCGTCTGACGACGGGCCCCGATCTGTCGGTCGTCGGTCGAGCTCTTGCCGACACGTCTCGATCCCAGATGCTGACGGGGCTCCTGACAGGGACTGCTTGGACGGTGGGCGAACTCGCGTCGTATGCCGGAGTCGCGCGCAGCACCGCCAGCGAGCACGTCGGTCATCTCAGCGCTGCCGGACTGGTGCGACTAGTCCGGCAGGGTCGTCATACGTACGTCAGCCTCGCTGGGCCGGAGGTCGCGGCCGCCCTGGAGAGCCTCAGCCTCATTGCGCCGGATCGGCCACCGGTAGCGAGCCTGCGCGGTCAGCGACACGCTCGAGAACTCGCCGCCGGACGCACCTGTTATCGGCACCTGGCCGGAGCTATCGGAGTTCGATTCGCAGATCACCTGCTCGACGGTGCGTTCATCGACGAGGCGTCACAACTCACCCACGAGGGATGCCAATGGTTCATTGCTCGCGGCATCGACATCACTGCGGACGTCGGGAACGAACTGATCCGACCGTGCATGGACTGGACCGAGCGTCGACCGCATCTCGCCGGAACGCTGATGGATCGTGTGACGGCACACGCGCTCGCGCACGATTGGATCGTGCGCACCAGCCACCCACGCAGCGTTCGACTCACTGACGAGGGAGAACGGCAGATGTTCAGCCGCTGA
- a CDS encoding TetR/AcrR family transcriptional regulator translates to MGRWEPGARERLVMAAVDLFADQGYDATTVAEIAERAGVTKSTFFRHFPDKRELLVAGQEALSTLLAEGISAAPADASPLAAVAAGLENAATAFGEVTRQIAPRLAAAVASSAELQERDALKSVSMAAAMTQALVERGVPEMTAALAGELGTLAIKKGFATWSDGDRTDAFAPYAVHALDELQAATHALS, encoded by the coding sequence ATGGGTCGCTGGGAACCGGGCGCACGCGAGCGCCTCGTGATGGCCGCCGTCGACCTGTTTGCCGACCAGGGCTACGACGCGACGACGGTCGCCGAGATCGCCGAGCGCGCGGGGGTCACCAAGAGCACGTTCTTCCGCCACTTCCCCGACAAGCGCGAACTTCTCGTCGCCGGCCAGGAGGCCCTGTCGACACTGCTCGCCGAGGGGATCAGTGCGGCTCCCGCAGACGCGAGCCCTCTTGCGGCGGTGGCCGCGGGCCTCGAGAACGCCGCGACTGCCTTTGGCGAGGTCACCCGCCAGATCGCTCCGCGGCTGGCGGCGGCGGTGGCCAGCAGCGCCGAACTACAAGAACGCGATGCCCTCAAGTCGGTGAGCATGGCTGCGGCGATGACGCAGGCGCTGGTCGAGCGAGGCGTTCCGGAGATGACGGCAGCGCTTGCCGGCGAGCTTGGAACTCTTGCGATCAAGAAGGGTTTCGCGACCTGGTCCGACGGTGATCGGACAGACGCTTTCGCGCCATACGCGGTGCACGCCCTCGACGAACTACAGGCCGCAACCCACGCGTTGAGCTGA
- a CDS encoding phosphotransferase family protein, with amino-acid sequence MDVSTIPAALGLPGDVMSWDAVGGARSNRLFHVTTTAGQFAVKQLLNPWDDPQWLDWLHEAAGFEQACIDAGVAAAAIHLNPEGHVFSHVDDAWFRVHEWVIDGYACMPGPVSPDVARAVGRELAVIHGVGWQPSRDDVFPTVTGDQANQWPELVRSLRRVAPEFAAIADLVSEPVAQIGEWLAEPRVAEAPVMSHGDLDPKNLVLAGRTWLVDWDVAMPWRPVDEVARTAMSMANWSDPRIAVALLASYEAEAGIALTFERDCLTMDLAIGLDWLARCLRRASGLEACSPRRAQEAREQAVAQAASLRGRVVIADRVGEWLGR; translated from the coding sequence ATGGACGTTTCCACGATCCCCGCCGCTCTGGGTCTGCCAGGAGACGTCATGTCTTGGGACGCAGTTGGCGGAGCGCGGTCCAACCGGCTGTTCCACGTGACCACCACTGCGGGTCAGTTCGCGGTGAAGCAACTGCTGAATCCGTGGGATGACCCTCAGTGGCTGGACTGGCTGCACGAAGCGGCCGGATTCGAGCAGGCGTGCATCGACGCCGGCGTCGCTGCTGCCGCGATCCACCTCAACCCGGAGGGTCATGTCTTCAGCCACGTCGACGATGCCTGGTTCCGCGTCCACGAGTGGGTCATCGACGGATATGCCTGTATGCCGGGTCCGGTATCGCCGGACGTCGCGCGAGCGGTCGGGCGCGAGCTTGCCGTCATACACGGCGTCGGATGGCAGCCGAGTCGTGACGACGTCTTCCCGACTGTGACGGGCGACCAAGCGAACCAGTGGCCCGAGTTGGTGCGGAGTTTGCGACGGGTAGCACCGGAGTTCGCTGCGATCGCCGACTTGGTGTCAGAACCCGTTGCCCAGATCGGGGAGTGGTTGGCCGAGCCTCGGGTCGCCGAAGCTCCGGTGATGTCCCACGGAGACCTGGATCCGAAGAACCTCGTGCTGGCCGGCCGGACGTGGCTCGTCGACTGGGATGTCGCCATGCCGTGGCGACCGGTCGATGAGGTTGCCCGCACGGCGATGAGTATGGCGAACTGGTCCGATCCGAGGATCGCCGTGGCCCTCCTGGCGAGTTACGAGGCCGAGGCCGGCATTGCCCTCACGTTCGAACGAGATTGTCTGACAATGGATCTCGCGATCGGTCTGGATTGGCTGGCCCGGTGTTTGCGGCGCGCCAGCGGGCTCGAAGCCTGCAGCCCTCGCCGAGCCCAGGAGGCTCGTGAGCAGGCGGTCGCGCAAGCGGCATCGCTTCGAGGACGCGTCGTCATCGCGGATCGCGTCGGCGAGTGGCTCGGCCGCTGA